A segment of the Bradyrhizobium sp. CCBAU 53340 genome:
ATGTCGCGCCTTTAAGTCCCCCCTCGTTCCGCGGACATCGCGTCACGCGGGAGTAGCTCAGTTGGTTAGAGCGCCGGCCTGTCACGCCGGAGGTCGCGGGTTCGAGCCCCGTCTCTCGCGCCATTTTTGGCAACATTTTCCTCCCCTTCGCCGCCAACATCACCAACCAGACCACGGGCGTCGTGCGACCTCAGTCGATCGGATGACGAATTCATTTGTCTTATCAATATCTTGTATGGTGATCTTCAGTCCTGTCGGGAAAGCAAAAAAGGCCGCCCGTTGGCGGTCATTGCATCTCAAAGCGGACCTTTTTCGGCGATTAGCGAATCTCAGACGCCTCCGAACTCGTGATCGCCATCGGCTTGCCGGCCTTGATGACGTGGGTCGACTGGGCGGTCTGGCTGTAATCGGCGTTGGTGCGGGCTGCGATCCCGAAGGCGGCCACTGCGATGCCGGCCACCAGCGCCACCACCACGATCTTCAGGTGGGTACCCCGATCAGCAGAGTGAATTGAGTGGTTCATCGAAGCCTCCCGACGGGCTTTGGCGCCGTCTGTAGGCTGATGTCTTAAGGAGCATCTGTTTCCGGATCGTTTCGCGGGTTCCGCAAAATGGTTTCATCTGGCGATTCCGCCGTTTCGCCTTGAGCAGCCTTACCTGCCGCGTAATCGCACAGGCCCAGTCGCTTCGTCATGATCGCTTCCATCGGCCGCGAACCATCCGGCGAGGAGAAGCACCATGAACCGTCGAACCGTCCTCGAAGCCACCTTACTCGGCACCGCCCTGGCGGCAGCATCGGGCGCCGGCGCGCCAGCGGCGGCCCAGCCGGTTGTCCGATCGCCCTATGTCGTCGCCAGGGACGGCACGAAGCTGTTCGTGCAGGACTGGGGCAGCGGGAAGCCTGTGGTGCTGCTGACGGCCTGGACCTTCGATGCCAGCACCTGGGGCAGCCACATTGCGGCCCTCAACGAAAAAGGCTTCCGCTGTCTTGCGCCCGACAGGCGCGGGCATGGCCGGTCCGAGATGCCGTCCGCGGGCTATGACCTGGATACACTGACCGATGATGTCGCTGCGATCATCGAGGCGCGCGATCTGCGCGACGTCACGCTGGTCGGCTTCTCGATGGGAACGGTCGAGGCGCTGAACTATCTCGGACGATACGGCTCGGACCGGATCGCAAGGCTGGTGCTGGTCGCACCGACGACGCCGTTCCTGGTCAAGACCGAGGACAATCCGGATGCGGTCCCGAAGGCGATGATCGAGACCGACCACGCAGCCATCGCCCGCGATTTCGCCAAATGGATCGCGGCGAATGAAGCGCCATTCTTCCTGCCGGAGACACCGGAGATCACGCGGACCTGGATCCGACAGATGATGCTGAGCGTGCCGCTGCCGGTTGCGCTGGCGTGCCGCAAGACGATCTCCTTCTCCGATCTGCGCGCGTCTGCAGCCAGGGTCGATTGCCCGACGCTGATCCTTCACGGCGACAAGGATGCGAGTGCGCCGCTGCCATTGACCGGAGCCAAGACCGCAAAGCTGATCAAGGACAGCAAGCTGATCGTCTATGAAGGCGCGCCGCATCCGCTGCCGCTGACGCATGGTGAGCGGCTGATGGCGGACATGCTCGCATTCATGAGCGTCTAGCTCGCCCTGACGATGTCGGTGCGGATGGTCCGCGCCGCCCAGACGAACAGCAGGGCGCCGAGCGTGGTCGTGACCGCCGCCGAAAGCAGGGAATAGCGCACGGCGTCCGCGCCGTAGCTGCCCTTCAAGGCGTCATTGACCATTCCCACCGCGAGCGGGCCGACGCCCTGGCCGAAGCAGGTCGCGGTGAGCGCGATCAGCGCAGAGGCGAGCGCCCGCATGCTCGGCTTCGCCACCGTCTGCGCGATCGCGAAGACGGGCCCGAGATGGAAGCCGACCAGGAACGAGGTCAGTGCCAGCATCGCGATCATCGTCGCGAAGTCCTGCGTCAGCATGCACAGCGCGAAGACGGGGCCGGCGAGCCCGGAGGTGATCGCCGGTGCCCACAGCTTCCAGCGGTCGTCGCGGCGGCCGATTTGCGCCACCACGAAACCGCCGAGCAGGGTGCCGGCCATGCCGGCGAGCCCCTTGAACGTACCGGCATAGGTGCCGATCTCGGCGCTCGACAGATGGTGCACGCGCGCCAGGAATGGCGGGATCCAGGCCGCGGTGGCGTAATTGGTGTAGGTCGTCAGGCAGAAGCCGATCAGCACGATGACGAAGCTTTGCTGCGAGGCCAGAAAGCTCAGCGTCGGGCCGAGCGGCTCGGGCACGAAATCTTCCTGCATCGCGCCGCGCTTCGGCTCCGAGACCGTCAGCCACAAAATCAGCGCAAGCAGGATGCCGGGGACGCCGGCGACATAGAAGGCCATGCGCCAGCCATGGTGCTGGTTCACGTAGCCACCGACGAAATAGCCGAGGAAGACGCCGAGATAGGTGCCAATGGCGTAGATGCCGAGCGCGCGCGGGCGCTCGTTCTTGGCAAAGAGGTCGGCGACGATCGATTGCGAGGCCGGAGAGCCGGCGGATTCGCCGATGCCGACGCCGATCCTGGCAAAGGCCAGCGCGGTTACGCTCGAAGCCGCGCCGCACAGCGCCGTCATCGCGCTCCAGAATGCAAACGCCAGCGCCACGATGTTGCGGCGGTTGAGCCGGTCGGCAACGCGCGCGATGGGAATGCCGAGCAGGGAGTAGAACAGTGCGAAACCGAAACCAGCCAGCAGCCCCATCGTGGTGTCGCTGAGCTGGAATTCCTTCTTGATCGGCTCGATCAGGACGTTGAAGATCGTGCGGTCGAGGAAGTTCAGCGCGTAGATGATGGTGAGCAGGCCCAGCACGTAATAGCGCCGCGCTGCGGGCTTCGCCGCGGCGGCCGTCTGCACCGACATCTGTGACGTCACATCGACCATCGCTTCCCCCGATTTGTCTTTGTTGTTGTCGGTCCCAGCCCTCGTTGGAGCTGGCAAATCATCCTTCGCGGATGTAATTCCCCGCTTCGAACTCGACCGGCGGCGCGCTGCCGTCGAACGACACGCCGATCGGATCTCGACCTGCTTCCATCGCTTCCAGCTGCTCGCCGAGCATGCGCCGGATCATCAGGATGCCGCGGTCGCTCTGGCCGAAATGCTCCTCGGAATGGACCGTCACCTCGCCCTGGCCGACCTGGGCCTCATAATCGCCGGGAAATTGCTGGTGCTCTTCTTCCGTCATGTCCCACCAGAACTTGCCGTTGAACTTCGAGCGCATGCGGCCGATGTCGCCGGAATTTTTCACGCGGCTGGCGACATAGATGCGGAACGAGGTGTCATCGATCGGCAGCGTCCAGCCGATCGACTCGACACGTGCGAATTGCGCCACGCGCGGGTTCGGCACGACGCGCAAGCTGGGGAGGGCGGCTTCGGTGACACGGTAAAACACACGGCCGTCGTCCTGCCTGCGGATCGAGCGCACGACGATGCCGCGCGGCGTCTTGTCGAACGTCACCTCCGGCATCGAAGCCATCATGTTGGTGAATTGCGGCCCCGAGAACGAGCCGTGCAGCACCGGCACGTGGTAGGGATCGACCACGTTCTCGAAATGCTGGAGCCAGTTGCAGGGGATGATGGCCGGGCCGCCGCCGCCGATCGAGGAATCGTCAGCCTCGACGAACTCGCCGTCGTCCATCTTTTCCAGGCATTCGTAAGCCGGCAGCACCGGGCGTTTCTCGGCCGGGCCCATATAGGCGAAGATCAGACCGTAGCGCTCTTCGACCGGATACCAGGGCTGGCGCACCTTGTCCTTGAATTGGCCGCCGTCGGGCTCGCAAGGCTGCTCCAGGCAATGGCCTTCGGTGTCGAACTTCCAGCCGTGATAGCAGCAGCGGATGCCGTCCTCCTCGACCTTGCCGTAATAGAGCGTGGTGCCGCGATGGCAGCAGCGCGCGTGCAAGAGGCCGGCGCGGCCATGCTTGTCACGGAACAGCACCAGATCTTCGCCCAGTGCACGCACCTTCTTCGGCGTGTCGGTGGCGTCGGTGACGAGCCCGACCGGATGCCAGTAGCGGCGGAGCAGCTCGCCCATCGGCGTGCCGCGTTGCACTGAAGTGAGCTCGGTGCGGGTGTGCGCTGGTTTCATCGCATAGGCCGTGCCGAGATCGCGATCCCGCTGGGTGATGGTCATGCCGGTCCTCCCGCTCCGGCCGCGACGGCCGGGGCCTTTTTCATGGCTTGCCCGCAGTGAAAAATAGTTCGATGACAATGTCAACGATCTTCCCGGAAAGCCTCTTGGTCGCGTTCGATCGGGCTGGGGAGGTTGCGCTACCAAGGCTTGGCACATCCTGGCTTTCTTGGCAGAGGTGGACCATGAGCCAGACATCGAGCAGGGGCGGGCACGAATCGTCCGATGCGGACGACAATCACTCTCCGGCGCCGATCACCGCGATGCTGTCGTCGCGGCTGATGGTGCTGGCCAATTTGCTCAAGCGCGGTGCCATCCTGCGCTACAAGCGTCTCACCGGATTGTCTTCGGTCGAGTTCGGCCTGGTCGCTTCGCTCGGCCGCCGGCCGCCGATGAGCGTAGCGCGGCTCGCCGAGGCAGTCGGCCAGGACAAGGGACAAATCAGCCGGGCGCTGGCAAATTTGCTGTCGCGCAAGCTGATCGTGAAATCTGCAAATCCGAAGGACAGTCGCGAGGTGCTGATCTCGCTGACACAGTCCGGGCTCGCAGCGCATGATGCGATCGTTGAAGGCGCGCAGGAGCGCAACCGGACGCTGCTTGAGCAACTGAGCCATGATGATCTGGAGACGCTGCTCGCGCAGATCGATCGTCTCACCGCGACTGCGGAAGCGATGCTCGAAGCCGAGAAGGTCGCGCGCTGATCGTGCGGAAATCTTTGGACGTGTTTGAGCGCTTCTAAGAGCTGCTCTAAGAGTTCTTCTAAGAGCCTTTCCATTAGCGATATCGCGCGCGCTCCCCTAAGCGTCACCCGATCGCATGCCGTTCCGGGACAGGCGGCATGGTGCATCAGATGCACATTGGGGTGACGCGTTGGACAGTCTTGGAATGCTGCGGTCGGCCGTGTTGGCGACCGCGTCCGCTTGGGTTTTGATGCCGCAGGCATCGCTTGCACAATCGTCGGCACTGGGTGGCGCACAGAACCTGCCGCCCGTGAACGTGGCTGCACCGGAACAGCGCCGCCGCGCTGCTACGCCCGCGTCGCGCCGCGCGCAGAGCCAGGTGCAAACGGTCAACAGTCCGAAGCCGCAGCCGCAACGCAATGTCGGCGTGGTCGAGAATCCGCGTGGTCCGATGCAGGGCTATGTCGCCAGGCGCAGCGCGTCCGGCACCAAGACCAACACGCCGATCATTGAGACGCCGCAGGCGGTGTCGGTGATCGGTGCGGACCAGATCCGCGACCAGAAGCCGAACAAGCTCGACGAAGTCCTGCGTTACACCGCCGGCGTGCGCGCCGGCACGTTCGGCGCCGATACCCGCAACGACTGGTGGCTGATCCGCGGCTTCAAGTCCGACGACATCGGGCTGTTCCTCGATGGCATGCAGCTGTTCTACACGTCCTATGCCAGCTGGAAGCTCCAGCCCTTCAACATGGAACGGGTCGAGGTGCTGCGCGGTCCGTCGGCCGTGCTGTATGGCGGATCGAGCCCGAGCGGCATCGTCAACGTCATCAGCAAGATGCCGCCGATCGAGCCGGTCCGCACCATCGAGACTGGTGTCAACAATTTCGGTAACGCCTATGTCGGCTTCGATGTCGGCGGTCCCGTCGCGATGCAGCCCCAGGATGGCCAACAGGACGGCAAGCTGTTCTACCGCCTCGTCGGCCAGGTCCAGAACGGCGGCACGCAAGTCAACTTCACGCCCGACAACAATTACTTCATCGCGCCGTCCTTCACCTGGAAGCCGGACGCCGACACCACCTTCACGGTGCTGGCCTCGGCCTCCAAGCAGGACACCCGCGGCATCAACTTCCTGCCTTACCGGGGCACGGTGACCAACGCGCCGTTCGGCAAGATTCCGACCAGCTTCTTTGCCGGCGATCCCGCCGTCGACAAGTTCACGCGCGAGCAGGAGATGCTCGGCTATCAGTTCGAGCGCAATCTCACCGACGATGTGACGTTTCGGCAGAATGCGCGCTTCGCCCATGTCGACCTGACCTATCGCGGCTACGTCGGCAGCGGCTGGAGCGAGATCAGCACGGCAACGCTCGGCCGCTACAATTGGTATGCGAAGGACACTGCCAACCAGGCCGATCTCGACAACCAGCTCGAATATCGTTTCAACACCGGTGCGGTGAAGCACACCACGCTGTTCGGGGTCGACCTGAAGGGCTATCAGATCGACGACTATCAGGCCTTCGGGTTCGGCGTCTCATCGATCAACGTCCTCAATCCGTCTTATGGGGCCGCCGAGGTTCCGCTGCCGACCTCGCCGTTCCGCAACTTCCTGATCACGCAGAAGCAGGCCGGCACCTATCTCCAGGACCAGATGAAGGTGGGCAACTTCACGCTGGTGCTGAGCGGGCGCAACGATTGGGTGGAGACGTCTCAGGCGGCGCGTGACACCAGCGCAAGCATTGCCCAGCGCGACGACAGCAAATTCAGCGGGCGCGCCGGGCTGATCTATAATTTCGACACCGGCATCGCACCCTACGTCTCCTATGCGACCAGCTACAATCCGATCATCGGCCTCAACGCGCAGAACAAGCTGTTCCTGCCGGAGACCGGCCGGCAGGCCGAGATCGGCGTAAAAGTCGCGCCCAAGGGATTTGACGGCTATTTCACCGCGTCGCTGTTCGATCTGAAGCGGCAGAATGTGGCGACCACCGATCCCGCGAATGTCCTGCTGCAGAACCAGACCGGCGAGGTGACCTCGCGCGGCATCGAGCTCGAAGCGGTCGCCAACGTCACCAAGGAGCTGAAGCTGATCGGTGCGTTTACCGCCTACCATCTCTTTACCAGCAAGGACCTCGATCAATCCCTGATCGGCAAGACGCCGACCAATACGCCTGAGATGCTGATCTCGGGCTGGGCGGACTACACCTTCAATGACGGGCCGCTGGAGGGATTTGGTTTCGGCGGCGGCGTTCGTTACGTCGGCTCGTCCTGGGCCGACACCGCCAACACGCTTCAAGTTCCCGCCGTCGCGCTCGGCGATCTCGCCGTTCACTACGAATGGCAGAACTGGCGCACCGCGCTCAACGTCATCAACCTGACCGACAGGATCTATGTCGCGAGTTGCGCGTCGGCGACGTCCTGCTTCTACGGCGATCGCCGCCGCATCACCGCCAGCGTCTCCTACAAATGGTGAGGCAAATGGTCAGGCCCGGCGAGGGGAGAGTTTTGTGAAGGCGCGCACGGTCCGGGTCTGGTCCGTGGTCCACACCTGGACGAGCCTGGTCTCGGCATTGTTTCTGCTGCTGCTCTGTCTGACCGGCCTGCCGCTGATCTTCCATCACGAGATCGATGAGCTCCTGGGCTACGCCCCCCAGCCCGAAGCTCATGCGAGCGCGGCGCGCGCGACGCCTCAGGCCGTCGCCGACGCCGCGCTCGCCGCCGATCCCGGCTGTGTCCTGCAATATGTTTCCTGGGACAAGGACGCGCCCGGGATCGTGATGGCCTTCACCAACAGCGCGCCTGACGGGGCACCAGACAATGCGACCGTGCGCGCGTTCGATGCGGTCTCGGCAAGACTGCTCGGGCCGGTCGGTGTCGGGCCGATGCTGGTCGTGCTCAAGCTGCATACCGACATGTTTGCCGGCCAGGCTGGTAAGCTGTTTCTGGGCGCGATGGGACTGTTGTTTGCGGCAGCCATCATCTCCGGCGTCGTCCTGTACTGGCCGTTCACGCGTCGCCTGCGCTTTGCCACCATTCGTGACACCGCCTCGCGCCGGGTCCGCTGGCTCGACTGGCACAATCTGATCGGTGTGGTGACGGTGACCTGGGCGCTGGTGGTGGGCCTGACCGGCGTCGTCAATACCTGGGCCGAACTGATGCTCAACCAGTGGAAGGCGACCGAGCTCGCCAGCATGGTGGCGCCCTATGCCGGCAAGCCGCCGCCGGAGCATCTTGTCTCGCTTGACGAGGTGGTTGTTCGCGCCAGACAGTCGGCGCCCGGAATGGAGGTCGCCTTCATCGCATTCCCGGGCACGCCATTCTCGTCCTCGCACCATTTTGCAGCTTTCATGCGCGGCGACACCGCGCTGACGGCGCGGCTGCTCAAGCCGGTGCTGCTCGACGGCGAAACCGGGGAAGTTGCCGATACCAGGGCGCTGCCGTTCTATCTCCAGGCACTCCTGGTCTCGCAGCCGCTGCATTTCGGCGATTATGGCGGCATGCCGCTCAAGCTGATCTGGGCCGCGCTCGACGGGCTCACCATCGTCGTCATCGGCAGTGGCCTCTATCTCTGGCTAGCGAGGCGGTGGAGGCGGGCGCCTGGCCCGCATTCGCCAGACAAGCCCAGGTCCGGTCATCTGGTCCGGTCATCAGGTCCCGTCATGATGCATGGCTCCTCTGATCATGCGCCCCTGTGGATACGTGTCTTTGCGGCACCAAGCCTGCTCGCGACGATGACCGTCACGGGGCTCTTGGCGGCGTTGCTCTGGGAGAGGGGCGGCCAGTATGTCGCCTGGGTGACAGTCGGGGCGCCCGTTGCCGTCGTCGGCTGGGTCTGGGGGCGCTGCCGCAGCCAAAAAACCGGCTCATTTTTGCCGGCGATCCGCGGCAAATAGCCGGCGCGGCCGGTACGCCGCAATCCGAGAGCTGCTGCCCTGCAAAACCGTGGCCGCCCTTGTCGCCTCAGGCGATCTGCTCCATACCAGCCGCGGGGTGATTCCGGGATTTCCACCGGTCTGGAAGCAGCAAAGGGCCTGAAAAGAGCGTGTCTTGCGCCCATTGGTGCACTGCGCTAAGGCTCAGAATAATTCCAAATCGGACGAATCCGTGGCTGTCCCGAGGCTGCGGGAAAAAGGGCTCGTCAATGAGCGGCATTCTACAGAACTATCTTCCACTCGTCGTATTCATAGGAGTAGCGGCCATCATCGGCCTGGTGCTGCTGATCGCGCCCTTCATTGTGGCGTTCCAGCAGCCGGATCCGGAAAAGCTGTCGGCGTATGAGTGCGGTTTCAACGCCTTCGACGACGCCCGCATGAAGTTCGACGTCCGCTTCTATCTGGTCGCCATCCTCTTCATCATCTTCGATCTCGAGGTGGCGTTCCTGTTTCCCTGGGCGGTGGCGTTCGGCAAGCTCGGCGCGACCGGCTTCTGGTCCATGCTGGTGTTCCTCGCCGTGCTGACGGTGGGCTTCGCCTATGAATGGAAGAAAGGAGCACTCGAATGGGATTGAATCCTGTGCCGTCCGCCGGCCCGGCGATCGCGCCGGCCCCCAAGGGCATCCTGGATCCGTCGACCGGCAAGCCAGTCGGGGCCAATGATCCGTTCTTCCTCGAGGTCAATCACGAGCTGTCCGACAAGGGCTTCTTCGTGGCCGCAACCGATGACCTCATCACTTGGGCGCGTACCGGCTCCTTGATGTGGATGACCTTCGGTCTCGCCTGCTGCGCGGTCGAGATGATGCAGGTATCGATGCCGCGCTACGACGTCGAGCGCTTCGGCTTCGCCCCGCGTGCCTCGCCGCGTCAGTCCGACGTGATGATCGTCGCGGGTACGCTCACCAACAAGATGGCGCCAGCGCTGCGCAAGGTCTACGACCAGATGCCGGAGCCGCGCTATGTCATCTCGATGGGCTCCTGCGCCAATGGCGGCGGCTACTATCACTATTCCTACTCGGTCGTGCGCGGCTGCGACCGCATCGTGCCGATCGACATCTACGTGCCGGGCTGCCCGCCCACGGCGGAAGCGCTGCTCTACGGCGTGCTGCTGCTGCAGAAGAAGATCCGCCGCACCGGCACCATCGAACGCTAAGGTTTTACGTCATGGACGACGCCAAGCTCGACGCCCTGGGGCAGACGATCGTGAGCGCGCTTCCGGGCGCCGCCATCGGTCATTCCGTGGCCTTCAACCAGCTCACGGTTGATGTCGAGGCCAGCAAGATCGTCGAGGTGGTCAAGTACCTCCGCGACGATCCGAACTGCCGTTTCGTCAACTTCACCGACATTACGGCGGCCGACTATCCGTCGCGCGAAAAGCGCTTCGACGTGATCTATCACTTTCTGTCACCGACCCTGAACACCCGCATCCGCCTCAAGGCCCAGGCCGATGAGACCACGCAGGTGCCGTCGCTGATCGAGGTGTTCCCCGGCGCCGACTGGTTCGAGCGCGAGGCCTACGATCTCTACGGCGTGTTCTTCGTCGGCCACCCCGACATGCGCCGTATCCTCACCGATTACGGTTTCGAGGGGCATCCGCTGCGCAAGGACTTCCCGCTGACCGGCTTCCTCGAGGTCCGCTACGACGACCAGGAGAAGCGCGTGGTGTATGAGCCCGTCCGGCTCAACCAGGAATTCCGCAAGTTCGACTTTTTGTCTCCGTGGGAAGGTGCCGACTATCCGGTTCTTCCCGGCGATGAAAAAGCGGGACCGAAGGCCTGATCATGAACGAGCAACCCGAAAACCTTCGCAACTTTACGATCAACTTCGGACCGCAGCATCCGGCGGCGCATGGCGTTCTTCGTCTTGTGCTCGAACTGGACGGCGAAGTCGTCGCCCGCGTCGATCCCCATATCGGCCTGCTTCACCGCGGCACCGAAAAGCTGATCGAGCAGAAGACCTATCTGCAGGCGATCCCTTACTTCGACCGGCTCGACTACGTCGCGCCGATGAATCAGGAGCACGCCTTCTGCCTCGCTGCCGAGAAGCTGCTGGGCATCGAGGTGCCGCGCCGCGGCCAGCTGATCCGCGTGCTCTATTGCGAGATCGGCCGCATTCTCTCGCATCTTCTTAACGTCACCACGCAGGCGATGGACGTCGGCGCGCTGACCCCGCCGCTGTGGGGCTTCGAGGAGCGCGAGAAGCTGATGGTGTTCTACGAGCGCGCCTCGGGCAGCCGTATGCACGCAGCCTTCTTCCGCGTCGGCGGCGTGCATCAAGACCTGCCTCAGAAGCTGGTCGACGACATCGAGGCCTGGTGCGATCCGTTCCTGAAGGTCGTGGACGATCTCGATCGGCTGCTCACCGCGAACCGCATCTTCAAGCAGCGCAACGTCGACATCGGCGTGGTGCCGCTGAAGGAAGCCTGGGAGTGGGGCTTCTCGGGCGTGATGGTGCGCGGCTCGGGCGCCGCCTGGGACCTGCGCAAGTCGCAGCCCTACGAGTGCTACGCCGAGATGGATTTCGACATTCCGATCGGCAAGAACGGCGACTGCTACGATCGCTATCTGATCCGCATGGAAGAGATGCGCCAGTCCGTCCGCATCATGAAGCAGTGCATCCAGAAGCTGAACGCAGCCGACGGGAAGGGGCCTGTCGTCGTCGAAGACAACAAGGTTGCACCGCCCCGTCGTGGCGAGATGAAGCGTTCGATGGAAGCGCTGATCCATCATTTCAAGCTCTACACCGAAGGCGTTCACGTGCCGGAAGGCGAAGTCTACGCCGCGGTCGAAGCGCCCAAGGGCGAGTTCGGCGTCTATCTGATCTCCGACGGCACCAACAAGCCTTACAAGTGCAAGATCCGCGCGCCGGGCTTTGCCCACCTCCAGGCGATGGACCACATCTGCCGTGGCCATCTGCTCGCCGACGTCTCGGCCATTCTCGGCTCGCTCGACATCGTGTTCGGAGAGGTCGATCGGTGATGGCGCAGGCGCCAATCCAGTTTGACCGCGCCTCGGGGGCCCTTGAAGGGGCCAACCTGTGGGAGCGGACGGCTGCCTTGGCGCTGGTGACGGGATCGAAGATCTCCTCGCACTTCTCGCATATGGGCTACATCGCCTGCGCGAACCTGCTGCGCAAGACGCTGCCCGAGCGCAACATCGCGATCAAGCTCAACCCGGATGCCGTGTTCGAATTCCCGTACGGCGACGGCTATTGGAGCAAGCTGCTCAACCGCTCTTATTGCTACGAGGACGAGTTGGAGCTGCTGTTCGCCGACTCCATCGACGTCGACTACACGCTGCTCGATTGCGGCGCCAATTACGGCTACTGGTCGGTGCTGGTGTCGAGCAAGCCGTTCGGTTCGCACAAGGCGATCGCGATCGAGCCGTCGGGCCAGAACTATCCGAAGCTTGCCAACAATGCGCGCGTCAACGGTGGCCGCTTCGAGACCATGAAATGCGCGATCGGCGCTGCCCGCGGCACCGCGCGTCTGTCAGGCACCAAGCATGAGGCCTTCAGCATCGCCGGCGCTCCGTCGGATGGCGGCGAGGAAGTGCCGGTGCTGGCGCTCGACAATCTGATCGACGACGGCAAGGTCGCAGGCACCGGCAAATACCTGATCAAGCTCGACGTTGAAGGCGTCGAGATCGAGGCGATCAA
Coding sequences within it:
- a CDS encoding alpha/beta fold hydrolase — its product is MNRRTVLEATLLGTALAAASGAGAPAAAQPVVRSPYVVARDGTKLFVQDWGSGKPVVLLTAWTFDASTWGSHIAALNEKGFRCLAPDRRGHGRSEMPSAGYDLDTLTDDVAAIIEARDLRDVTLVGFSMGTVEALNYLGRYGSDRIARLVLVAPTTPFLVKTEDNPDAVPKAMIETDHAAIARDFAKWIAANEAPFFLPETPEITRTWIRQMMLSVPLPVALACRKTISFSDLRASAARVDCPTLILHGDKDASAPLPLTGAKTAKLIKDSKLIVYEGAPHPLPLTHGERLMADMLAFMSV
- a CDS encoding MFS transporter produces the protein MVDVTSQMSVQTAAAAKPAARRYYVLGLLTIIYALNFLDRTIFNVLIEPIKKEFQLSDTTMGLLAGFGFALFYSLLGIPIARVADRLNRRNIVALAFAFWSAMTALCGAASSVTALAFARIGVGIGESAGSPASQSIVADLFAKNERPRALGIYAIGTYLGVFLGYFVGGYVNQHHGWRMAFYVAGVPGILLALILWLTVSEPKRGAMQEDFVPEPLGPTLSFLASQQSFVIVLIGFCLTTYTNYATAAWIPPFLARVHHLSSAEIGTYAGTFKGLAGMAGTLLGGFVVAQIGRRDDRWKLWAPAITSGLAGPVFALCMLTQDFATMIAMLALTSFLVGFHLGPVFAIAQTVAKPSMRALASALIALTATCFGQGVGPLAVGMVNDALKGSYGADAVRYSLLSAAVTTTLGALLFVWAARTIRTDIVRAS
- a CDS encoding aromatic ring-hydroxylating dioxygenase subunit alpha, whose amino-acid sequence is MTITQRDRDLGTAYAMKPAHTRTELTSVQRGTPMGELLRRYWHPVGLVTDATDTPKKVRALGEDLVLFRDKHGRAGLLHARCCHRGTTLYYGKVEEDGIRCCYHGWKFDTEGHCLEQPCEPDGGQFKDKVRQPWYPVEERYGLIFAYMGPAEKRPVLPAYECLEKMDDGEFVEADDSSIGGGGPAIIPCNWLQHFENVVDPYHVPVLHGSFSGPQFTNMMASMPEVTFDKTPRGIVVRSIRRQDDGRVFYRVTEAALPSLRVVPNPRVAQFARVESIGWTLPIDDTSFRIYVASRVKNSGDIGRMRSKFNGKFWWDMTEEEHQQFPGDYEAQVGQGEVTVHSEEHFGQSDRGILMIRRMLGEQLEAMEAGRDPIGVSFDGSAPPVEFEAGNYIREG
- a CDS encoding MarR family winged helix-turn-helix transcriptional regulator; this translates as MSQTSSRGGHESSDADDNHSPAPITAMLSSRLMVLANLLKRGAILRYKRLTGLSSVEFGLVASLGRRPPMSVARLAEAVGQDKGQISRALANLLSRKLIVKSANPKDSREVLISLTQSGLAAHDAIVEGAQERNRTLLEQLSHDDLETLLAQIDRLTATAEAMLEAEKVAR
- a CDS encoding TonB-dependent siderophore receptor; this encodes MLRSAVLATASAWVLMPQASLAQSSALGGAQNLPPVNVAAPEQRRRAATPASRRAQSQVQTVNSPKPQPQRNVGVVENPRGPMQGYVARRSASGTKTNTPIIETPQAVSVIGADQIRDQKPNKLDEVLRYTAGVRAGTFGADTRNDWWLIRGFKSDDIGLFLDGMQLFYTSYASWKLQPFNMERVEVLRGPSAVLYGGSSPSGIVNVISKMPPIEPVRTIETGVNNFGNAYVGFDVGGPVAMQPQDGQQDGKLFYRLVGQVQNGGTQVNFTPDNNYFIAPSFTWKPDADTTFTVLASASKQDTRGINFLPYRGTVTNAPFGKIPTSFFAGDPAVDKFTREQEMLGYQFERNLTDDVTFRQNARFAHVDLTYRGYVGSGWSEISTATLGRYNWYAKDTANQADLDNQLEYRFNTGAVKHTTLFGVDLKGYQIDDYQAFGFGVSSINVLNPSYGAAEVPLPTSPFRNFLITQKQAGTYLQDQMKVGNFTLVLSGRNDWVETSQAARDTSASIAQRDDSKFSGRAGLIYNFDTGIAPYVSYATSYNPIIGLNAQNKLFLPETGRQAEIGVKVAPKGFDGYFTASLFDLKRQNVATTDPANVLLQNQTGEVTSRGIELEAVANVTKELKLIGAFTAYHLFTSKDLDQSLIGKTPTNTPEMLISGWADYTFNDGPLEGFGFGGGVRYVGSSWADTANTLQVPAVALGDLAVHYEWQNWRTALNVINLTDRIYVASCASATSCFYGDRRRITASVSYKW
- a CDS encoding PepSY domain-containing protein; translation: MKARTVRVWSVVHTWTSLVSALFLLLLCLTGLPLIFHHEIDELLGYAPQPEAHASAARATPQAVADAALAADPGCVLQYVSWDKDAPGIVMAFTNSAPDGAPDNATVRAFDAVSARLLGPVGVGPMLVVLKLHTDMFAGQAGKLFLGAMGLLFAAAIISGVVLYWPFTRRLRFATIRDTASRRVRWLDWHNLIGVVTVTWALVVGLTGVVNTWAELMLNQWKATELASMVAPYAGKPPPEHLVSLDEVVVRARQSAPGMEVAFIAFPGTPFSSSHHFAAFMRGDTALTARLLKPVLLDGETGEVADTRALPFYLQALLVSQPLHFGDYGGMPLKLIWAALDGLTIVVIGSGLYLWLARRWRRAPGPHSPDKPRSGHLVRSSGPVMMHGSSDHAPLWIRVFAAPSLLATMTVTGLLAALLWERGGQYVAWVTVGAPVAVVGWVWGRCRSQKTGSFLPAIRGK
- a CDS encoding NADH-quinone oxidoreductase subunit A, translating into MSGILQNYLPLVVFIGVAAIIGLVLLIAPFIVAFQQPDPEKLSAYECGFNAFDDARMKFDVRFYLVAILFIIFDLEVAFLFPWAVAFGKLGATGFWSMLVFLAVLTVGFAYEWKKGALEWD
- a CDS encoding NADH-quinone oxidoreductase subunit B family protein gives rise to the protein MNPVPSAGPAIAPAPKGILDPSTGKPVGANDPFFLEVNHELSDKGFFVAATDDLITWARTGSLMWMTFGLACCAVEMMQVSMPRYDVERFGFAPRASPRQSDVMIVAGTLTNKMAPALRKVYDQMPEPRYVISMGSCANGGGYYHYSYSVVRGCDRIVPIDIYVPGCPPTAEALLYGVLLLQKKIRRTGTIER